One Mobula hypostoma chromosome 5, sMobHyp1.1, whole genome shotgun sequence DNA segment encodes these proteins:
- the LOC134346282 gene encoding lysophosphatidic acid receptor 6 isoform X2, whose translation MNHNCSGIRKWSDPLYAAAFSFIFVIGLLLNTLALIFFFRFTKIRSQTTIYMKNLACADLLLLISLPMRFTFYFTRPYFSPLVCELNGIVFLVNMYASIFFLTCISLDRCVAICFPMKSRLNSLRSCATCYSVGVWLLVVGASLPPYLHLKLKNMSNASSCSSNFSCFEQQPKFITQPATMAVTLLLGCGVPLATIVICSLALIRALQRSPASRMDCVDWRRIRNMVLANVLIFAVCFVPYHVVLLLLGLAGDKRTLINVYLATIPLACLNTVLDPLCYYFATETFQRSLGVRALRGALTSNTESEGQHHRSRVKT comes from the coding sequence ATGAACCACAACTGTAGTGGGATCAGGAAGTGGAGCGACCCACTATATGCGGCCGCCTTCAGCTTCATCTTTGTCATCGGCCTCCTGCTCAACACGCTGGCCCTGATCTTCTTCTTCCGCTTCACCAAGATCCGCTCGCAGACCACTATCTATATGAAGAACCTGGCATGCGCCGACCTGCTGTTGCTGATCTCACTGCCCATGCGCTTCACCTTCTACTTCACCCGCCCGTACTTCTCGCCCCTCGTCTGCGAGCTCAACGGCATCGTCTTCCTGGTCAACATGTACGCCAGCATCTTCTTCCTCACCTGCATCAGTCTGGACCGCTGTGTCGCCATATGCTTCCCCATGAAGTCGCGGCTGAACAGCCTGCGGAGCTGCGCCACCTGCTACAGTGTGGGGGTCTGGCTGTTGGTGGTGGGCGCCAGCCTGCCACCCTACCTGCACCTCAAGCTAAAAAATATGTCGAACgcctcctcctgctcctccaACTTCTCATGCTTTGAGCAGCAGCCTAAGTTCATCACACAGCCAGCCACAATGGCCGTCACCCTGCTGCTGGGATGCGGGGTGCCGCTCGCCACCATTGTAATCTGCTCGCTGGCACTGATCCGGGCGCTGCAGCGCAGCCCCGCCAGCCGCATGGACTGCGTGGACTGGCGCAGGATCCGCAACATGGTACTGGCCAATGTGCTAATCTTCGCTGTCTGCTTCGTGCCCTACCACGTGGTGCTACTACTGTTGGGGCTTGCTGGTGACAAACGTACGCTGATAAACGTCTACCTAGCCACCATCCCGCTCGCCTGCCTCAACACCGTGCTCGACCCGCTCTGCTACTACTTTGCCACCGAGACCTTCCAGAGGAGCTTGGGCGTCCGGGCGCTCAGGGGTGCGCTGACCTCCAACACCGAGAGCGAGGGCCAACACCACCGCTCCAGGGTCAAAACTTGA
- the LOC134346282 gene encoding lysophosphatidic acid receptor 6 isoform X1: MELVSQSSPRPARMNHNCSGIRKWSDPLYAAAFSFIFVIGLLLNTLALIFFFRFTKIRSQTTIYMKNLACADLLLLISLPMRFTFYFTRPYFSPLVCELNGIVFLVNMYASIFFLTCISLDRCVAICFPMKSRLNSLRSCATCYSVGVWLLVVGASLPPYLHLKLKNMSNASSCSSNFSCFEQQPKFITQPATMAVTLLLGCGVPLATIVICSLALIRALQRSPASRMDCVDWRRIRNMVLANVLIFAVCFVPYHVVLLLLGLAGDKRTLINVYLATIPLACLNTVLDPLCYYFATETFQRSLGVRALRGALTSNTESEGQHHRSRVKT; encoded by the coding sequence CTCCCCCCGACCAGCCAGGATGAACCACAACTGTAGTGGGATCAGGAAGTGGAGCGACCCACTATATGCGGCCGCCTTCAGCTTCATCTTTGTCATCGGCCTCCTGCTCAACACGCTGGCCCTGATCTTCTTCTTCCGCTTCACCAAGATCCGCTCGCAGACCACTATCTATATGAAGAACCTGGCATGCGCCGACCTGCTGTTGCTGATCTCACTGCCCATGCGCTTCACCTTCTACTTCACCCGCCCGTACTTCTCGCCCCTCGTCTGCGAGCTCAACGGCATCGTCTTCCTGGTCAACATGTACGCCAGCATCTTCTTCCTCACCTGCATCAGTCTGGACCGCTGTGTCGCCATATGCTTCCCCATGAAGTCGCGGCTGAACAGCCTGCGGAGCTGCGCCACCTGCTACAGTGTGGGGGTCTGGCTGTTGGTGGTGGGCGCCAGCCTGCCACCCTACCTGCACCTCAAGCTAAAAAATATGTCGAACgcctcctcctgctcctccaACTTCTCATGCTTTGAGCAGCAGCCTAAGTTCATCACACAGCCAGCCACAATGGCCGTCACCCTGCTGCTGGGATGCGGGGTGCCGCTCGCCACCATTGTAATCTGCTCGCTGGCACTGATCCGGGCGCTGCAGCGCAGCCCCGCCAGCCGCATGGACTGCGTGGACTGGCGCAGGATCCGCAACATGGTACTGGCCAATGTGCTAATCTTCGCTGTCTGCTTCGTGCCCTACCACGTGGTGCTACTACTGTTGGGGCTTGCTGGTGACAAACGTACGCTGATAAACGTCTACCTAGCCACCATCCCGCTCGCCTGCCTCAACACCGTGCTCGACCCGCTCTGCTACTACTTTGCCACCGAGACCTTCCAGAGGAGCTTGGGCGTCCGGGCGCTCAGGGGTGCGCTGACCTCCAACACCGAGAGCGAGGGCCAACACCACCGCTCCAGGGTCAAAACTTGA